The Culex pipiens pallens isolate TS chromosome 2, TS_CPP_V2, whole genome shotgun sequence DNA window GGCGGTTCATCTTTTTCTGGTTGATATTCAGCTGCATCACGGCCCTGGTAATGCGAAAGGCCCTCCGGAAGCCGCTGGCCGGCACCACTCCGCGGCTCGTGTACAAGTGGTTCTACTTCATCTACAAGCTGAGCTACGGACTGGGGATCATCGGGTACATCATCATGATGTTCACGTTTTTTGGGTTGAACTTTGTGTTCAACCAACCGCCGAACGTGTGGATGGACGTCGGGCTGCTGTTTGTGTTTTACGGACTGTATTACGGGGTGTTGGGACGAGACGTGTCCGAGATTTGCACGGACAAGATGGCCGCCCACGTGGGGGTGAGTACGGTTTGGGAATTGACGAGGGGATGGGTTCTTGaagtttctttgttttttttttcagtactaCACACCGAAGGGCATTCCGACGAGGCACCTGGAGCGAAACGTTTGCGCCGTGTGCGGAAACCAGCTGCTGACGGAGGTCAACGAGACGGGGGTCATCGAGGACACGTACAAGCTGTCCTGCGATCACGTGTTCCACGAGTTTTGCATACGCGGCTGGTGCATCATCGGCAAGAAGCAAACGTGTCCGTACTGCAAGGAGAAGGTTGACCTGAAGAAGATGTTTTGCAATCCGTGAGTAGATCTTCGTAAGTATTTGTTCAAGACTTCAATTTCTGTCTCGCTTTCAGCTGGGAACGACCGCACGTTCTGTACGGCCAGCTCCTCGACTGGATCCGGTGGCTGGTAGCCTGGCAACCGCTCATCCTGTTTATCGTCCAGGGCATCAACTGGATGCTGGGGCTGGAATAGCCTCTTGGGGCGATATTTTCGCTCCATTCGCGCATTCCCGtcgcaccgtcgtcgtcgtcctcgccGTCTTTCATTGTCATCGATACCAGAACGCGTGCTCGGCGCCGAGCATTCGAGCTTCAGTTTCCGTACGATTGAGTTGGGTTTTTGTCGTAATTTCACAAACATACACGTTGAGAGCAAGAGGGAGAGAGAGTCATCAAATAGCACCATGAGCGCCGCCACGCACCCGTCTGTGTAAAGCTTTATCAACTAGCAATTCAGTCAGCTTAGTGAGATGTAGCATTAGTGAGAGGATTTCCGTTCTTTCATTGAGTAGTCCTAGTAAACCGTAGTCATCAAACATCAATTTCAACGACATGTAACAAACAGCAACTTTCAGAACGAGTCAAGATGATCTTTCCAAACAGAACAGTGTCCTTTTTGTAAATGTGTTTCTAAACTTACGATATTGTAATTtcgatgcaaaaataaaaaaaaggtagaactttttttcaaaataaaagctacttttatggatttttttgtgattcttttgtttatttttgagtatttcatcAGCAGCTCGCCAAGAGCCAGAAAGTGTTTCGCGCCCAACCTCGAAAATTTGCTGTATTGTTTGCACCGCAGTTTGCGCATTTTACGCTTGAATGGTGCTTGTGCGATTTTTACATTGAATGATGCCCCAAATTGACATAAATGATGATTTTAAATtgacataaaaattttaattatattttttaaattttttaaataaaaaagtcgagcatttaaaagtttaaatacttttaaaacgctaagaatttgaaatttaagaatttaagaa harbors:
- the LOC120425304 gene encoding RING finger protein 121, which codes for MNLHEPVDMLNKTLDDLTPEEKMRIEHMKLHEKHKGHESMHAEMVVILLVTLIIAQIVLVEWKKRHYRSYSLMTLLALWIIPFVLSLRSQYWRFIFFWLIFSCITALVMRKALRKPLAGTTPRLVYKWFYFIYKLSYGLGIIGYIIMMFTFFGLNFVFNQPPNVWMDVGLLFVFYGLYYGVLGRDVSEICTDKMAAHVGYYTPKGIPTRHLERNVCAVCGNQLLTEVNETGVIEDTYKLSCDHVFHEFCIRGWCIIGKKQTCPYCKEKVDLKKMFCNPWERPHVLYGQLLDWIRWLVAWQPLILFIVQGINWMLGLE